One Argentina anserina chromosome 6, drPotAnse1.1, whole genome shotgun sequence genomic window, GCAACAGGAACAAAACCATAGGCAGAGAAACCAAATCATTGAGATGATTCGGCCCGGTACCCATGATGCTTCCCAAAATGCACATTCCTCATAGCGACATAACTATACAAGGCCTGCAAATGGGTAGCTCATCTATAGAACTCCCGATTTTCAGACGGCTCCAAGATTGGCATTGTTGCCGCCTTTGATGCCAAACACTTTGAGGATCTTTAGCTTGATGGGACATTCGGAGGGAAGACCTTTTGAATGAATTCCAAAAAGCGTCGGGAGTAGAATGTAGGATCTACTGCAGAGATGGATAAGGAATCAAACTGAAGAGATTTGTACGCATGTTCAATCTTCTTGCCCGTGTTGTAGTCTTGCAATATATCAATGATCCCAAGATAAAGCACCACATCATACACTCCATGAAACATTTGCTCGTCTCCCTGATTCACCATAATCTGCTCTGCTCTTGATGGCATGTTTACACCCAGTTGAACTTGGAGTCTGCTTATTAAGCCAAGAAAGAATATGTTATAGCATATGCCCTAAGAGTAACCATCAATTTCTACGCATCTTGAAATGCATGAAAGGGGTACACCAAGGACAGaatcatcaacatcataccTTGCAGTACCAGGTAAAAGAAGATCCACTTCCTCGTAGCCAGCAGCTGATGCTCTTAATCGGTTACCTCTAACGTGAGGGCCTGCAACAACACTACCATCATCTGTTCCGCGCGGAATTAGGACAAGTCCTTGAGGGTAGTTGGAGATCTCATCCTCCAGAGCCTCTGTCAATGGAACGCCAAAAGCAAAATTTTAGCATTACTCATCAGCCAATGTGAATTGTTACTCAGGATGTTGTTAATACACATAGAATGACACTACCCATAATACTGACCTTCCTCCGCAACCATTCCCAGTCCATCAGTTCTAGTGCTAGTATTGTAGGACATAAGAGACCGCAGATGTTGGGGGGCCCGATAATGCACACCCAGGAGAAGGCTATAGTCCATTATGTGTTGTGCCTCAAGAAATTTGCTGTCAGTCTCAATCTGACTAAAAGGAGTGGcaacaaataaaattataaaagacaGGAGAATTTAACTCTTACGAGAGCTACTGATCAGGCACCTAGAATTAATCTTCActacatgtttttatttttacaaatttaacAATAATTCGTTACCGCTTTCAGAGAAGTTCTTACACCGAGGAACTACTACAGAATAAACACTAGGTGCACCTATAGACTTCAAGCAGGAACGCAAAATTGACAAATCCAACAATGAATTACCACTTACTTCAATAAAGACTCTCGCCAAGAAGGTTCCAAATAAAAGCAGTAGTTTAAATCCAAATCTTTTAGTGTGGTGTTTTCGTCAATTTCAATCTTATCTGCTGAACGCCCAAGAGATGAACCTTTCAAATCAAATCTCCTATGAATTCTTAACTCTGTGCAGAACATGTTTCCCATCACTACAAACCGGAACTGCAAAGCATACATTATCTTACAAATATTAGCCTTTTAAATACAGCAAGCAATCACATTATTAGGACGGATTCATAAAAACATACGAACAAAAAAACTCAATATAGAATCGGCCTGTGAACAAGGTGGTTCACGCATATTACCTTTATTGATATCTGTATCCAACAGTTATATCCCAAGTATGAACACAAAAGTTTAAAAGAGAAACATGTCAAGGTCCAAAGGCACTGTGCCCATTACCTTTTGACCACTTGAAGGTTTAATCCTGTGAAGGCCAAAGAATTTTGTAATGAGGGTGTTCTCATACGTCTTTACGTGATGATGATAACTAGGAAGCATCCGTAGAAGAACCTACACACCAAAATTCGGGTTACCAATCTTCTAGGCATAACATACAGCGGAGAACCTCAATTATAGCAGATATATCATAATTCTGCTACTACAATGGATTGATGACAAGAAATTGAATAGAATATCGGTCATAGATTATGTTATAACAAAGATAGGCAAACTGAAGTAGCAGGCAATCTTGACATCACCGTAGTATAATGAACAAACCTAGTTAATCAAGGATATACATGCTACAATATTTAACAAGATACATattaggagaaaaaaaaaataggcgACACAATCTTTCACTACATTATCTGAATTGAAACTCAGAAAACAGCATGCATGTTTggcccaaaaaaaaattgtatttaACAAGGTAAGAATTAAGTACTGACATGTCCAGTAATTCTAAAACAACTGAAATTCCATCAAACACTCATTTATGTTTTTTGAgtgaaaattattatatgtaaaaGTAAGAACCTACAGCTCTTGGCTGCTATGCTTATGCAAGTAAGCTTCAAAGAAAGGAGTTACTGATTCAGTGTGAATTTGTGCAGAAACATCATAAGAAGAAAACCACAAGACTTCAAACGCTTTTAGTCTTTTATTTAAATCCACAGAAAATGTACATGCACAAGCCTTAAAAAAGAGTGATTAGATACCTGAACTTCAGATTTCCTGAGTGTCTTAATCATGAAACGATCATCTTGAGATAGAAAAAAGACACTACCACTTTTTCCAGGAGAAGAAAGTTCTCTGAGAGCATCATTTCCACAAATAGACATCATGTAGTCAGCAGCATCAATTTTGAACATCTCCCTTAAATTCCTACAGTAAGTTTTAGGAATGTCATGATCATTGCATCATTGGATTAAAAATTGGGACAATAAAGACAGCACAACATCTGCACTACAGCTGAATGCATTTTTATCCTTGAACTAAACACACTTGTACATCCAGGAGTATACAACGTACAACTTTTTCAGGGTTCAGTCTGTTAAGTTGATTGAGCATATATTGAGTTTGCATGTTCTTTAATCATAAAGTAAATGGTACTTCTTTTCTCGTTGGgtttttcaaaagaaaagtagCTCATGATTATAATTTTCATGTACACACAAAAATCCAAAATGTGTTGGAATTTAAGATACATGTATCTGGTAAGCATCAGGACAAAGTTCAACACATGATAACTAACCTGAAGACCATTGGACAGTAGTCTTTCCACTTAAAATCTACTGACTGATGAGGTGGTGTCAATTGAGAGCCTTCTTTTGGAAAATTCATCCAAAAACTGGCCCGAGGACCAAAATCCGATGTTCTAACTTCTCTCCTTTGTATTGGTGTGATCTTTCCAACAGTATACCTGACAATATTCTAATGTATATTCAAGATTAAGGCCTccaatcaaaacaaatttataaaaaatatgAGTAACAAACACAAGCTATTACGATTGGGATTATTTTTCGAATACTCTTCAAATCTCATAAGCTACATATTAAATGTCTGGCAGGAATATCCCCAAAGGAGTGGGTCGTAACCAAATGTGAAGGATAACCTTGTTAAATTCTCAAACCACTTGTTCAATCATATACTTActttaagatatatatatatatatatatatatatatatatatatacagtatatgtatttattgttTCTTGATTTTCTGTCATGTTTGTTACAGCCAGCAGAAAAGGATAACGCAGATCATATTGCTTATCAAGTATTTGCTCATACTAGACAGGAATAATTAGTCAAGAAATCTCATTCAATTAAAAAGAGAACGTTAGGCGATAAATTAACTGATACAGATTAAAAGTCACTGATGAAAATGGTTTGGAACTTCAATAAAATGAATCTACCTGATACCAAGCTGCAAACTGAGCATTAGATCGTAACTCCTGTGACCTTTAATGATAGCTTCACCAGGTCTCTTAACCACTTTCGCTAGTTTCTTTTGTCTACGCTTTGCTCTTCTAGTTGATGACGAGAATGAATTATTTATTACTAGCTCACTGATTAAGACACCTTGCATATATTCTCTTTCCAAGATTGGAATGTTTTCCCCAGCATCATTTTCACCACCTTCAGTCAGTGACGAATCATGTGCAATCACTTTTTCTATAGATACCTCCAGACTCCAACGCCTTTCTAAGGAAACATTTCTATTATGGGATtgttctaaattcataatatttCTCTTTGACAATTTATCAGCTGAAGCCGTATGAGATCCCTGGATCCCTCCTATCTTAACATTTCCCAGTTCTGCTGAAGTAGCATGATGAATATGTGACTTGTTTTGCAGCTTCTGATTTCTTAAGTCTGGCAAGAGCCCTCTTTTCCTCAAAGCATTGAGGTAAAGTTCTTCCACTGCTGGAAGTCTACTGCCTCTTGGGTAGAATGATCCTTTCCCATCCTTCAGGCCCCGAGTCCAAGTTCCAACATAAAACCCTCCATCACTCCAGGTGTATACTCCAAAACCATGCATCATGCCATTCAGCCAGCTTCCTTCGAATGAGTCCCCATTTGTCCAAGTGAGGGTTCCCTTCCCCGACATTTTCCCAGCTTTCATGTTTCCTAGATAAACATTTCCATGTCGCCATGTATACTTACCTGGCCCTTCTGGCAACCCCTGGATCCAAGAGCCTTCAAAAATATCACCATTAGGATAAACTTGGTATCCCAAACCATGTTTGAGATTCAGTCGCCATCTCCCCTTATAATTCAAGTTATCTGATCCAACGTATGTCCCTGCACCATGCATATATCCACCGGAAAATTCGCCCTCATAAACAGCACCTGAAGGCCATGATATCTTTCCACTTCCATTTCTCATCCCCCGTCTCCACTCACCCTCATATATGCAGCCATCTGACCACAAATATTTTCCCTTACCCTCGGGAATGTTGCCAAGCAGTGCTCCGGCATATGTTTCACCATTTGGAAGTAAGAGCTCTGTAACTCTAAACACAGCAGGTACAGAACTATGAACAGCCTCACCATTATTTAATGAGAACTCACTATCTTTGTCCGAAATGACATCAAGAGACTTTGCTCTCTCAGCAAAAGATCGTGCTCCTCTCAAATCATCGTGAATGGCCGCAGGGCCAGACATGCATAATGCCCCAAAGATTTCAGTTCCTTATACAGTTAAAGTTGCTCCAGAATTCTCATAGGCCACATGACGATATGGGATTCTGTAAAAAGTCATAAAAAAAAGTGGTATAAACATAAACAGATCATCATTCTCTAATCTACTACCATGATAGACATTAAATACTCTATAAAAGGCAGATATCAAGAGCCTTAGAACAAGtaaatcaaagtgcaatatGAAAGAATTGAAAAACGAATATTACAAAAACCAAATCTTATTTGCTCTGGTAAACATCAGTATTTGCAGCTAAAACTTATTATTGGGGAGAAGAATAGCATGAGTACCGAAACAAATGCACTGCAGATACACCAGACATCTTtttatctttctttctttctcatttttcttttccattaCTTTTTGCTAGAATTGTTAAtgaagtaaatataaaaaggaaaaccaCAGATCCAAATACAACAAATGATTTAAAGCAACAAAAGATATAACAAAAGGATATGAAATCTCAAACTTTATAAGCAGAAGAGAAACAGGGCAGGTAGTACTTTCCCAAATCTCAAACTGCACTATTAACATACCCAAAAAATCACTGTCGCAAACAATGAAAAACCAGCAACTTATGCAGAATATCTCATACAAAACAAGGCAGAAAACACTTCATCTGAAGCCTCCAAACAACAAGATGGTCAGTCAAATATTGTAGGCCGGCTTGAAGCTACAGTATTCCTATAGTTCCTCGTACATTCATATTGTAATCCTCTTTAAAACAGAATAAGATAGATGAAGAGTCCACATTCATAGCCCCCATTCATTTCAACCCAAAATTTAATATACTGCAACTAGTGGCTCTTCAGCTTTGTTCTGAAGCAAAAGCTTAGTGATTTTATTTCCAAGTTGACTTTCTAATgtccaaaagaaaataagcTGATTTCAGCTCCAGAATCCATTGCCAAGAAAAGCAgacatgaacaaaagcaatCCCACTATGCGAGACAAACTTAAccaaaagcaaaagaaaaccCATGTTCCATTCTCAAACTTAAACCCACAAcaagaacatgaagagaaaCAGAAAGAGTGAGAAAAAGGGAACCTGGGAAAATGAGAGAAGAGAGATGGGGAGCTGAACATAAGGAGGGTCTGGTGTTTTGGAGTTTCAAGTTTGAAG contains:
- the LOC126801176 gene encoding phosphatidylinositol 4-phosphate 5-kinase 9, producing the protein MSGPAAIHDDLRGARSFAERAKSLDVISDKDSEFSLNNGEAVHSSVPAVFRVTELLLPNGETYAGALLGNIPEGKGKYLWSDGCIYEGEWRRGMRNGSGKISWPSGAVYEGEFSGGYMHGAGTYVGSDNLNYKGRWRLNLKHGLGYQVYPNGDIFEGSWIQGLPEGPGKYTWRHGNVYLGNMKAGKMSGKGTLTWTNGDSFEGSWLNGMMHGFGVYTWSDGGFYVGTWTRGLKDGKGSFYPRGSRLPAVEELYLNALRKRGLLPDLRNQKLQNKSHIHHATSAELGNVKIGGIQGSHTASADKLSKRNIMNLEQSHNRNVSLERRWSLEVSIEKVIAHDSSLTEGGENDAGENIPILEREYMQGVLISELVINNSFSSSTRRAKRRQKKLAKVVKRPGEAIIKGHRSYDLMLSLQLGIRYTVGKITPIQRREVRTSDFGPRASFWMNFPKEGSQLTPPHQSVDFKWKDYCPMVFRNLREMFKIDAADYMMSICGNDALRELSSPGKSGSVFFLSQDDRFMIKTLRKSEVQVLLRMLPSYHHHVKTYENTLITKFFGLHRIKPSSGQKFRFVVMGNMFCTELRIHRRFDLKGSSLGRSADKIEIDENTTLKDLDLNYCFYLEPSWRESLLNQIETDSKFLEAQHIMDYSLLLGVHYRAPQHLRSLMSYNTSTRTDGLGMVAEEEALEDEISNYPQGLVLIPRGTDDGSVVAGPHVRGNRLRASAAGYEEVDLLLPGTARLQVQLGVNMPSRAEQIMVNQGDEQMFHGVYDVVLYLGIIDILQDYNTGKKIEHAYKSLQFDSLSISAVDPTFYSRRFLEFIQKVFPPNVPSS